The genomic stretch TGCGGGACCGTGCCCTGTTCGGCGAGTGTCCGCGTGCGGGTCAGATCGGCCTCGGCCAGCGTCAGTCGTGCGCGTTCCAGATCGAGGATGCGGCGTGTGTTGTCGGCCTCGGTGGTCAGTTGCGCGCTTTCGGCGTCCAGCGCCGCAAGGTCGGCCTGCGACTGCGCCAGTGCGAGCGCGTAGTCGGCAGGGTCGATCCGCAGCACTTCGGTCCCCTCTGGGATCAGGCGACCGGGTTCCAGATCCGGATGGCGCCAGATCACCTCGCCCTGAACCTCGGCTACGGCGACCCAGGTGTCGGCCGCTCGCAGGTTGCCCCACGCCGTGGCGGTCGGGCGCAGGTCTGCTGCGGCGACCGTCATCACGCGAACGGGCAGGGCGGGTACGCTGCCCTCGATCTGGGCCGGCCCTGGGGCCGATGAGATCATCCAGACCGCCGCGGCGATGCCGAGCGCGATGGGTGGCAGCGCGAGAAGGGGGGCCAGACGCATGGGATCAGCCCTGTGCCCGGCGCATCCGCGCCAGCGTGCCGTCGCGCAGCACGAACTGGTGGTAGAGCGCGCCGACCACATGCAGGGCGATCAGTGCCAGCAGGACAATCTTCAACACATTGTGCCCCTGCGCCGCGGCATCGACCCCGCCAAACCACGCGACCGAGCCGCTGAGCGGCATCAGGATCATCAGCGCGTAGAGGCCCACATGGGTAAGCTTGGCGAGGATACCCTGCACCTTGTTGGCCTCGATCGCCGGGGGCACACCGCGCCGGGCGCGCAGGGTCAGCCGCCATAGCGCGAAGATCAGCACCAGCGCGCCGCCCGCCACATGGGCCAGCACGAGCGGGTCGAACCCTGCCTCCAGCCCGTCGGTGATGCGGTCCCAAGCGGCCGACATCGCGTCCTTGAAGAAGTATTGCTGCGCGATCAGCGCGAAGACGAGCCAGTGCAGCGCGATCTGCAGGCGGGAATAGCCGGTGGGGGCGGTTGTGATGGGCATGGCGGGGTCCTTTCGGTCTGGGTGCGCGACTCGTGATGGAGGTTGCGGTTGCCGACAGTATATGTTAGTGAGTTATAACTAACAAGAGGTGATACATGTCCGGTCGTCAGAGCGCGGAAGAGCGAAAGACACAGATCGTGGCCGAGGTGCTGCGACTGGCTGATAAGATCGGACCCGACCGGCTGAGCACCACGGATGTCGCGCGTGCCGTAGGCCTCAGCCAGCCTGCGATCTTCCGGCATTTTCCAACCAAGAGTGCGCTCTGGTTGGCGGTGGCCGAGGATATAGCGAACCGGCTTCAAGGCTCTTGGAACAAAGCCGAGGCCGGGGCCGCCGGGCCACAGGTGCGCTTGAGGGCGCTCATCGGTGCACAGCTGTCAGCCATATCTGACACGCCCGCTCTGCCGTCGATCCTGTTCTCGCGCGAGTTACAGGTAGACAACCACGCTCTACGCGACGTGTTTCGCGGTCTTCTGGCCGTGTTTCAGGGCCGCCTTGTTGCAGCGATCCGGGATAGCCAAGCGACGGGGGATCTGCGCCGCGACGTCAGCCCGGAGGATGTCGCCATCCTGCTGACATCGCTCGTGCAGGGTGTCGCCATCCGCTGGACGCTCGGCGCGCGGGGCTTTGCGCTCGTGCCTGAGGGGTTGCGGCTGTTCGACGTGCAGATGGTACTTCTACGCGTGAAGGAGGGCGCTTGCGATGAGAAAACACGATAGACTGCTGCGCATTACAGGTGGAGTTGCAATTGCCTTCGGCCTTTTGACGGTTGTTTCGGGCGGCACCACGCTGCTTGGTGCGCTCGAGATGGGGGCGGTCGTGCTGTTCGTCTTATGGTTCAACACACTGGCTGGACTTGCCTATGTCGTCGCGGGCCTCGGCCTGTGGCAGGAGCGGCGATGGGCCTGGCCCCTGTCTCTTGCGATCTTCGCCGCAACGCTGTTGGTCTTCGCGGCGTTCGGGTTGCACGTGGCGCAGGGTGGCGCTTTCGAGATGCGGACGGTCTTTGCCATGGCCTTGCGCAGCGCGGTATGGGGCGCGATCGCGCTGGTGGCCCGGCAACTGCTGACCCGTCAGGCGCTTTCCGGTCGATAGACGCAATCGGCCAGGGTGCTGCGGTTAAGGTCGTCGATGAAGGCCGTCTCGGCATGGGCCAGCCGCGCCTTCAACCGGCAGTGCGGGGTCAGGGTGCAGGTGTTTGTGTCGGAGGCAAAGCACTCCACCAGCGCCTGATCGGCCTCGAGCACCGCCACCACATCGCCCAGCCGGATGTCCTCGGGCGCGCGAGCCAGCATCGCGCCGCCACCACCGCCGCGCCGGGTTTGCAGAAGACCGGCTGCGGCAAGTGCCGAAATCACCTTTGCCAGATGGTTGCGCGAGATACGAAACTCCGCGGCAAGATCGGCGGCAGTGTGCGCGCGATCGGGGTCGCCTGCCATGCGCATCAGCACGCGAAGCCCGTAATCTGTGAAGGACGTGAGGCGCATGGTTGCACTCCTGATTTAGTATTTACAATGCGTATTATTACGGTTTAATCGGTAATTCAAATACCAATTCGTTCATTTAGACGACTCACTACAGAATGGATATGCCATGGATGACGTTGCCACCGCCGCAGTACCGCAGGAAACCGTCGCCCTCATCGACCACATCCTGACCAACTATCACGAGATGCATAGGGCGGACCTCGCATCGCTGATCCCTCTCGCGTGCCGCGTCGAACAGGTTCACGCTGATGATCCCAACGCCCCCAAGGGGCTTGCCCAAGCCCTAACCATGCTGGCGCGTGAGATGGAGGATCACATGACCAAGGAGGAAATGATCCTGTTTCCGGCGATGCGTGCGGGCGGTGGTGCGGGCATCGAGCACCCCATTGCGGTCATGCGCGCCGACCATGACGATCACGCCGAGTCCATCGCGCTGATCCGCAAACTGACAGCCGATCTGACGCCGCCAGAGCATGCCTGCGGCTCCTGGCGGTCGCTTTATGGCGGCACGGCGACGCTGCTTGAGGAACTGGCTGTTCACATCGCGCTGGAGAACGACGTACTTTTTTCCCGGTTCGAGCCGGCAAGATGACCAAGAACGGGACATATGCCTCGCCGCCTTGCATGGCTGGAGAGGTCGATCCCGCATACGTCGACCCGCTTGGTGTCGACCCCGGGCAGGCGCGCGATGTGGCGCGCTGGCGTCGGGCCGAACGGGTACGGCTGGCCGGGCTGAGGGAGGGCCTGGGTCAGGCCGGGCGGGCGCAGGTCTCAGGCAGGATCGCGGGTCATCTGGGGAGAGTGCTGCGCCACCGTGGGGTGGGGCAGGGGACAATCCTGTCAGGCTACTGGCCGATCAAGGGGGAACCCGACCTGCGCCCGGCCATGGCCAATCTGCACGGCGCGGGCGTGACCATTGCGCTTCCGGTGGTCGAGACGCGCGCCGCGCCACTGGTGCTTCGCCGCTGGACACCCCAGACCAAGCTGGTGCGCGGCGACTGGAACATCCCTGTTCCCCCGCCCGATGCTGATATGCTGGTGCCTGATTTCGCGCTCGCGCCCTGCCTGGGGTGGACCGACGACTGTTATCGGTTGGGCTGGGGTGGGGGCTATTTCGATCGGACGCTGGCCGCGCTGACACCACGCCCCATCACCATCGGCATCGCGCTGAACGCCGCCCGCCTGCCGACGATCTTTCCGCAACCCCATGACATCCCGCTCGACCTGATCCTGACCGAGGACGGCGTCGCTGCAACAAGACCAGACCCAAGGACACACAGATGACCACCACAACCGAACAGATGCGCGCCTGGACCGGACCCGCGATCCTGACCTTCGGGTTCCGCCCGTTCTTCTTCGGCGCGGCGATCTGGGCAGCGCTGGCGATGGCACTTTGGGTGCCGATGCTGTCGGGGCACCTGACGTTGCCCACCGCTTTCGACCCCGTGTCATGGCACGCGCATGAATTTCTGTTCGGTTATCTGGGCGCCGTTGTCGCGGGGTTCCTGCTGACCGCGGTGCCGAACTGGACCGGGCGCTTGCCGATCGTCGGCTGGCGTCTCGGGATGCTTGTGTGCCTTTGGCTGGCAGGGCGTGTGGCGATTGCGGTCTCGGGCGGCGTGCCTGCTTTGCTGGTGGCCGTGGCAGATCTTGCGTTTCCGGTTGTCTTTGCGCTGCTGATCGCGCGTGAGATCGTGGCGGGCAAGAACTGGCGCAACCTGATCGTGCTGGGGATGCTGGGGGTCTTCATCCTTGGCAATGCACTTTTCCACTGGGAGGCGGCAAAGGGCGACTACGCGGCCCAAGGCTATGGCCTGCGGCTGGGCCTTGGCGCGGGCATCATGATGATCGCCGTCATTGGCGGCCGTGTGGTGCCGTCCTTTACTCGCAACTGGCTTGTGAAACGGCGAAGCGCCGTCCTGCCCATGGCGCCGATGCAGTCCTTCGACAAGGCGGCGCTGGTGGTGCTGGCGCTGGCGCTTGTGCTGTGGGTTGCGCTGCCTCTCTGGACGCTGACCGGGCTGGCCCTTGCGCTGGCAGGCGTGTTGCACGCCCTGCGACTGGTCCGTTGGGCCGGGTATCGGACCTTTGCCGAACCGCTGGTGACGGTCCTGCACGCGGGCTATGCCTTCGTGCCGCTGGGGGCCTTGGCGCTTGCTGTGGAAATCCTGCTGCCTGGGTCCTTCGGGATGGCCGGTGCCCAGCATCTGTGGATGGCGGGGGCAATCGGGTTGATGACACTGGCTGTGATGACGCGGGCCACTTTGGGGCATACAGGGCAACCGCTGACGGCGGGGACAGGTACAGTGATGATCTATGCGGCCCTGACCCTATCGGTACTGGCGCGGGTCGCCGCAGGAGTCTGGCCTGAGATATCCGACCCGCTGCATATGGTTGCCGGTCTTGGCTGGATCATGGCCTTTGGCGGCTTTGCGGTGATCTATGGCGCGCTGATTCTGCGTCTTCCTGCGGCCAAACGGGTGTGAGGGACTGTCATGGGCTGGCTTGAGTTCATCCTTGCTTATGCAGTGTTTTTTATCTCGCACTCCCTTCCTGTGCGCCCGCCTGTGCGCCCATGGGTGCAGGCGCGGCTGGGGCAAACAGGCTTTACACTGGCCTATTCCATGCTGTCGCTGGGTGTTCTTGGGTGGCTCATCGGCGCGGCAGGGCGCGCGCCCTATGTGCTGCTTTGGGACTGGGCGCCCTGGCACGTCCATGTGCCGCTAACT from Yoonia vestfoldensis encodes the following:
- a CDS encoding cytochrome b translates to MPITTAPTGYSRLQIALHWLVFALIAQQYFFKDAMSAAWDRITDGLEAGFDPLVLAHVAGGALVLIFALWRLTLRARRGVPPAIEANKVQGILAKLTHVGLYALMILMPLSGSVAWFGGVDAAAQGHNVLKIVLLALIALHVVGALYHQFVLRDGTLARMRRAQG
- a CDS encoding TetR/AcrR family transcriptional regulator → MSGRQSAEERKTQIVAEVLRLADKIGPDRLSTTDVARAVGLSQPAIFRHFPTKSALWLAVAEDIANRLQGSWNKAEAGAAGPQVRLRALIGAQLSAISDTPALPSILFSRELQVDNHALRDVFRGLLAVFQGRLVAAIRDSQATGDLRRDVSPEDVAILLTSLVQGVAIRWTLGARGFALVPEGLRLFDVQMVLLRVKEGACDEKTR
- a CDS encoding hemerythrin domain-containing protein; the encoded protein is MDDVATAAVPQETVALIDHILTNYHEMHRADLASLIPLACRVEQVHADDPNAPKGLAQALTMLAREMEDHMTKEEMILFPAMRAGGGAGIEHPIAVMRADHDDHAESIALIRKLTADLTPPEHACGSWRSLYGGTATLLEELAVHIALENDVLFSRFEPAR
- a CDS encoding RrF2 family transcriptional regulator, with product MRLTSFTDYGLRVLMRMAGDPDRAHTAADLAAEFRISRNHLAKVISALAAAGLLQTRRGGGGGAMLARAPEDIRLGDVVAVLEADQALVECFASDTNTCTLTPHCRLKARLAHAETAFIDDLNRSTLADCVYRPESA
- a CDS encoding NnrS family protein — translated: MTTTTEQMRAWTGPAILTFGFRPFFFGAAIWAALAMALWVPMLSGHLTLPTAFDPVSWHAHEFLFGYLGAVVAGFLLTAVPNWTGRLPIVGWRLGMLVCLWLAGRVAIAVSGGVPALLVAVADLAFPVVFALLIAREIVAGKNWRNLIVLGMLGVFILGNALFHWEAAKGDYAAQGYGLRLGLGAGIMMIAVIGGRVVPSFTRNWLVKRRSAVLPMAPMQSFDKAALVVLALALVLWVALPLWTLTGLALALAGVLHALRLVRWAGYRTFAEPLVTVLHAGYAFVPLGALALAVEILLPGSFGMAGAQHLWMAGAIGLMTLAVMTRATLGHTGQPLTAGTGTVMIYAALTLSVLARVAAGVWPEISDPLHMVAGLGWIMAFGGFAVIYGALILRLPAAKRV
- a CDS encoding 5-formyltetrahydrofolate cyclo-ligase, producing the protein MTKNGTYASPPCMAGEVDPAYVDPLGVDPGQARDVARWRRAERVRLAGLREGLGQAGRAQVSGRIAGHLGRVLRHRGVGQGTILSGYWPIKGEPDLRPAMANLHGAGVTIALPVVETRAAPLVLRRWTPQTKLVRGDWNIPVPPPDADMLVPDFALAPCLGWTDDCYRLGWGGGYFDRTLAALTPRPITIGIALNAARLPTIFPQPHDIPLDLILTEDGVAATRPDPRTHR